One Alligator mississippiensis isolate rAllMis1 chromosome 1, rAllMis1, whole genome shotgun sequence genomic window carries:
- the MRPL30 gene encoding large ribosomal subunit protein uL30m, with translation MAALRRVSAPAAWEILTKSPQSVPWAGGIRYKFTKSRIPPEVFQPKPSDHEKYGGDPQQPHKLHLITRIRSVIGRPYWEKKIIQDFGLVQAHQPKVHKNIPSVNLKLRVIKHLIRVQPLKLPYGLPTEDEMGDTYLNSKGELIIRQRLKPVQQKAIES, from the exons ATGGCGGCGCTGAGGCGGGTATCTGCCCCCGCGGCCTGGGAG ATTCTGACCAAGAGCCCACAGTCTGTGCCTTGGGCTGGAGGGATTCGCTATAAATTTACAAAGTCACGAATTCCCCCTGAG GTGTTTCAACCAAAGCCTTCAGATCATGAAAAATATGGAGGTGATCCTCAGCAGCCTCACAAATTGCATCTTATAACTAGAATCAGAAGTGTAATAGGTCGGCCTTACTGGGAAAAGAAGATAATACAGGATTTTGGATTGGTTCAA gCACATCAGCCCAAAGTTCACAAAAATATTCCCTCTGTGAATTTGAAACTCAGAGTCATTAAACATCTGATAAG AGTGCAGCCATTGAAGTTACCGTATGGGCTTCCGACAGAGGATGAAATGGGAGACACCTATCTCAACAGCAAAGGAGAGCTAATAATTCGGCAGCGTCTGAAGCCAGTGCAGCAAAAAGCAATTGAGTCATAA